From the genome of Bubalus bubalis isolate 160015118507 breed Murrah chromosome 2, NDDB_SH_1, whole genome shotgun sequence, one region includes:
- the MRPS10 gene encoding 28S ribosomal protein S10, mitochondrial isoform X1: MVRGDASVTPEAIRRSGNGKMAARAVFGALGRRLWQGSKNFSVSSSRSNIAKNDGFLLSTSMKWVQFSNLHVDVPKDLTKPTITISDEPDTLYKRLSVLVKGHDKAVLDSYEYFAVLAAKELGISVKVHEPPRKIERFTLLKSVHIFKKHRVQYEMRTLYRCLELEHLTGSTADVYLEYIQRNLPEGVAMEVTKTRLEQLPEHIKKPVWETTPEEKGDSKS; encoded by the exons ATGGTCAGAGGGGACGCCTCTGTGACCCCGGAAGCGATCCGGAGGAGCGGGAACGGCAAGATGGCGGCGCGAGCGGTGTTTGGGGCCCTGGGCCGGCGTCTCTGGCAG GGTTCAAAGAATTTTTCTGTAAGCAGTTCTAGGAGCAATATAGCCAAAAATGATGGCTTTCTTCT CAGCACCAGTATGAAGTGGGTACAGTTTTCAAACCTACATGTTGATGTTCCCAAGGATTTGACCAAGCCTACG ATAACCATTTCTGATGAACCGGACACATTATATAAGCGCCTGTCAGTTTTAGTAAAAGGCCATGATAAGGCTGTATTGGACAGTTACGAATATTTTGCAGTGCTTGCTGCTAAAGAACTTGGTATCTCTGTTAAAGT ACATGAACCTCCAAGGAAAATAGAACGATTTACTCTTCTCAAATCAGTGCATATTTTCAAGAAGCACAGAGTTCAGTATGAAATGAGAACACTTTATAGATGTTTAGAG TTAGAACATCTCACTGGAAGTACAGCAGATGTCTACTTGGAATATATTCAGCGAAACTTACCTGAAGGAGTTGCCATGGAAGTTACAAAG aCAAGATTAGAACAGTTGCCAGAACACATCAAGAAGCCAGTCTGGGAAACAACACCAGAGGAAAAAGGAGACAGCAAGTCATAA
- the LOC102415506 gene encoding guanylyl cyclase-activating protein 1, whose amino-acid sequence MGNIMDGKSVEELSSTECHQWYKKFMTECPSGQLTLYEFRQFFGLKNLSPWASQYVEQMFETFDFNKDGYIDFMEYVAALSLVLKGKVEQKLRWYFKLYDVDGNGCIDRDELLTIIRAIRAINPCSDSTMTAEEFTDTVFSKIDVNGDGELSLEEFMEGVQKDQMLLDTLTRSLDLTRIVRRLQNGEQDEEGASGRETEAEEADG is encoded by the exons ATGGGGAACATCATGGACGGTAAGTCGGTGGAGGAGCTGAGCAGCACTGAGTGCCACCAGTGGTACAAGAAGTTCATGACAGAGTGCCCCTCCGGCCAGCTCACCCTCTACGAGTTCCGCCAGTTCTTCGGCCTCAAGAACCTGAGCCCGTGGGCCAGCCAGTATGTGGAGCAGATGTTTGAGACCTTTGACTTCAACAAA GACGGCTACATTGATTTCATGGAGTACGTGGCGGCGCTGAGCCTGGTCCTCAAGGGGAAGGTGGAACAGAAGCTGCGCTGGTACTTCAAGCTCTACGACGTGGACGGCAACGGATGCATCGACCGCGATGAGCTGCTCACCATCATCCGG GCCATCCGAGCCATTAACCCCTGCAGCGACTCGACCATGACCGCCGAGGAGTTCACCGATACAGTGTTCTCCAAGATTGACGTCAATGGGGATG GGGAACTCTCCCTAGAGGAGTTCATGGAGGGCGTCCAGAAGGACCAGATGCTCTTGGACACGCTGACCCGAAGCCTGGACCTTACCCGCATTGTGCGCAGGCTCCAGAATGGAGAGCAGGATGAGGAGGGGGCTAGCGGCAGGGAAACGGAGGCTGAGGAGGCCGACGGCTGA
- the MRPS10 gene encoding 28S ribosomal protein S10, mitochondrial isoform X2, with product MVRGDASVTPEAIRRSGNGKMAARAVFGALGRRLWQGSKNFSVSSSRSNIAKNDGFLLTSMKWVQFSNLHVDVPKDLTKPTITISDEPDTLYKRLSVLVKGHDKAVLDSYEYFAVLAAKELGISVKVHEPPRKIERFTLLKSVHIFKKHRVQYEMRTLYRCLELEHLTGSTADVYLEYIQRNLPEGVAMEVTKTRLEQLPEHIKKPVWETTPEEKGDSKS from the exons ATGGTCAGAGGGGACGCCTCTGTGACCCCGGAAGCGATCCGGAGGAGCGGGAACGGCAAGATGGCGGCGCGAGCGGTGTTTGGGGCCCTGGGCCGGCGTCTCTGGCAG GGTTCAAAGAATTTTTCTGTAAGCAGTTCTAGGAGCAATATAGCCAAAAATGATGGCTTTCTTCT CACCAGTATGAAGTGGGTACAGTTTTCAAACCTACATGTTGATGTTCCCAAGGATTTGACCAAGCCTACG ATAACCATTTCTGATGAACCGGACACATTATATAAGCGCCTGTCAGTTTTAGTAAAAGGCCATGATAAGGCTGTATTGGACAGTTACGAATATTTTGCAGTGCTTGCTGCTAAAGAACTTGGTATCTCTGTTAAAGT ACATGAACCTCCAAGGAAAATAGAACGATTTACTCTTCTCAAATCAGTGCATATTTTCAAGAAGCACAGAGTTCAGTATGAAATGAGAACACTTTATAGATGTTTAGAG TTAGAACATCTCACTGGAAGTACAGCAGATGTCTACTTGGAATATATTCAGCGAAACTTACCTGAAGGAGTTGCCATGGAAGTTACAAAG aCAAGATTAGAACAGTTGCCAGAACACATCAAGAAGCCAGTCTGGGAAACAACACCAGAGGAAAAAGGAGACAGCAAGTCATAA
- the GUCA1B gene encoding guanylyl cyclase-activating protein 2 yields the protein MGQQFSWEEAEENGAVGAVDAAQLQEWYKKFLEECPSGTLFMHEFKRFFKVPDNEEATQYVEGMFRAFDTNGDNTIDFLEYVAALNLVLRGTLEHKLKWTFKIYDKDRNGCIDRQELLDIVESIYKLKKACSVEMEAEQQGKLLTPEEIVDRIFLLVDKNGDGQLSLNEFVEGARRDKWVMKMLQMDLNPSSWISQQRRKSAMF from the exons ATGGGGCAGCAGTTCAGCTGGGAGGAGGCGGAGGAGAACGGCGCAGTCGGTGCGGTGGACGCGGCGCAGCTTCAGGAGTGGTACAAGAAGTTCCTGGAGGAGTGCCCCAGCGGCACGCTCTTCATGCACGAGTTCAAGCGCTTCTTCAAGGTCCCGGACAACGAGGAGGCCACCCAATACGTAGAGGGCATGTTCCGAGCCTTTGACACGAATGGG GACAACACCATTGACTTCCTGGAATACGTGGCAGCCCTGAACCTTGTGCTGAGGGGCACCCTGGAGCACAAGCTCAAGTGGACCTTCAAGATCTACGACAAGGACCGCAATGGCTGCATCGACCGCCAGGAGCTGCTGGACATCGTGGAG TCCATCTACAAGCTGAAGAAAGCCTGCAGTGTGGAGATGGAGGCCGAGCAGCAAGGCAAGCTGCTCACACCCGAGGAGATCGTGGACAGGATCTTCCTTCTGGTGGATAAAAATGGAGATG GCCAGCTGTCCCTGAATGAGTTCGTTGAAGGTGCCCGTCGTGACAAGTGGGTGATGAAGATGCTGCAGATGGATCTGAACCCCAGTAGCTGGATCTCTCAGCAGAGGCGGAAAAGTGCCATGTTCTGA